The genome window ATCATAAATAACTTTAAATGAATTCTTCCTTATATATAACTCGACAGGCTCTTGTTAATTTGCCAAATAGCGACAAATACTAAACAAGTTGTAAACATTTGTAGTAGCTGTAATAATATGCTTAATTCCGGTATTAATATAATAATAACCGGTTGTAATATTATCGGGACTCCGCTTGAAAACATTACTAACCTTATAGAAGTTTGTATTGAAGTTTTAGTAGTAAGTAAATTAGCTAAGCTATATACTAATAAAACTATAATACTTCTCTCTAATAAGAATGTTACAAACCAAAATAATATAATAGCCGGCATACCGAAATAAATAAATAAATTTGGTGCATATAATAAATTATCGGCAAAATATTTTTTTATTATTTCAGGAGTTAAAATTACTTCATTTTGTTTGAATATCTCAGAATAGTTAACGGTACTTGGGAAATTTTTCTTAGTATTGGCTACAATTAAATTTATCTTCAGCTTATTCTCTTCAAGTACAAACGGTATTTTGCTTTTTTCTTTGTTAGAAACTTGATTTTTTGTATCAATGACAACTATTTTATTGTTATTCTTGCTATATAGATATATAGGCCCTACTTCTTCAACTGAAATTTTTGAATTATTATATTTAATTTCCGGTAATTGATTGATAATATATTCAATGTTGTCTGTAACTTTTGATGATTGTATTCCGTTAAAATAATCTTTTAAAGTTATTATGTAATTTAATATAAAAATACAATAAATTATTGATGGGATAAAAGATAAGGTAAATAAATATCTTATTCCGTACCCTTGATAGTTTTTATATACGTCTTTATAAAACTCTATAGAGCTAATTGATAAACGTAATTGACGGAGTAATGCACTTAATCCTCCTAATATAAATGATAATAAATACATGTATAAGTAATTTATTTAAGTTTCTCATCCTCTTCCTTCTTTAATCCGGTTGAGGTAGCTATTAAGTCAGTTCTTGCACAGGCTTTGATTAAATTTTTGGCTATATTAATTGTGATTTAAGTATTTTTTCTATTTCTATTATATCATTTTGACCAAATTTGGTCAAAGTGTAGAATAAAATTAACTCTATTTTGTATGCCATTATAAAACACTAAAGGATATATGAAAGGAAATTTTTTGTTTTTTATTACTTTTATATGATATTCATAAATATTTAACATATATCTAAATAACCGAAAAGCCATATAATAGTGTGTGACACGAGGTTATATCAAAGAGTTATTTCCGCTAGGCAGGAAACCATCTATGTCACTAGATGAACCTAAGGGTACGAAAAAGAGCTACCCTGATGATGTGATGAAATACCGTTAAGCATAGGGAAAATCTCGTGAGAGTAATTCCCATGATAAAGATATCTGATCCTTATGCACGATTCTTAGGAGAGTTACAATTGCTGCTTATGGCTTTGCATTTATTGGGTGTCAGAAGAGATTAACATTAAACAATATTACTATTTTCACCCTTCTCATCCTGCACGTAAAAATCATTTTTTTTATTCAATATATCATCACGGTTTTTGTATAGATATTCAATAAACAAAATAGAGTCCTTT of Rickettsia tillamookensis contains these proteins:
- a CDS encoding DUF1189 family protein, producing MYLLSFILGGLSALLRQLRLSISSIEFYKDVYKNYQGYGIRYLFTLSFIPSIIYCIFILNYIITLKDYFNGIQSSKVTDNIEYIINQLPEIKYNNSKISVEEVGPIYLYSKNNNKIVVIDTKNQVSNKEKSKIPFVLEENKLKINLIVANTKKNFPSTVNYSEIFKQNEVILTPEIIKKYFADNLLYAPNLFIYFGMPAIILFWFVTFLLERSIIVLLVYSLANLLTTKTSIQTSIRLVMFSSGVPIILQPVIIILIPELSILLQLLQMFTTCLVFVAIWQINKSLSSYI
- a CDS encoding Rpn family recombination-promoting nuclease/putative transposase — its product is MAFRLFRYMLNIYEYHIKVIKNKKFPFIYPLVFYNGIQNRVNFILHFDQIWSK